In Methyloceanibacter stevinii, the sequence CCACGTCTATCAAAACGCGCGCTCATTGCGTCGAGCCATGGCGCGGGTCGCGCGGCGCGGCGCGGCATACACACTCCGCATCGCGCTAGCACCTCCGAAGATCACTTTGTTGTACCTATCGTCGGGCGTCTCTGGCCAGTGGCGCTCTCGTACTGGAAAGAGCCTCAACGGAATTTCTACCTCTTCGTCAAGCGCACAGTGCCGATATGCTGACAGTGAATTGAGCCCCGCATAGTTGCTTGCGGTCGAGCACAAGAACGCTACGGGAAAGCATTTCATCAGCTGAAAGACGGCAGGCATATCGAAGCTCCGAGACAACACGAACATCGCGAAGTCGCGCATTACGACAAGATCGTCATAGGGGTACACCCAATAGAAGACATGAATGTCATCGGGCAGCTGAGCTGACGGGTCTAGCGCATAAGTCCGTGCCAATTGATCGAACGTGGTGTCCTCTATCTCAACCTTGGCGGCAACGAGATGTGCAAGAACTGCTTTGAGCAAGCGTTGCGGCTTCGTCACGTGCGTCAGCACCATGGGAAGCCGCAACGTAGATTTTAGATACAGCCCTACACTTCGGGAAAACTCGTTCAGGGTCGCGTCATATTGTGCACCGAGATGCTCGTTGCACTTCTTGCATATCGTCCGAAACTTGACGCCGTTCTGGGAAATGACTGTCTTGCCGGTCTCAGCGGTCAGGCGCGTCATCATCGCCTGCATCTCCATAGGGCGAATGACCGTTCCTCCCTTGGGTGGAACATGATCCCACGTGAGATCCGCCTCCAATCTGCAGAGATTGCAGATTGAGCGCTTCTGCCTTTTCTCGATCGCATACTGCATGGCCGGACCTCGCAATCGGATCAACGCGGGACAGTCGCAGCGGAGGATTGTTCTATGAAATCAGTGGGGAGTGCGATTCCGCATTTCGCAACTTGTGTCCCAAGGCAAAAACACTTAGCGGAATCAGTATGTTATAGCGACGTTTGGCAGCCCGTAGGGGAGTCGAACCCCTGTTTCCGCCGTGAGAGGGCGGCGTCCTAGGCCACTAGACGAACGGGCCGTGCGCGCGAACGAGAAGCTATAGTTCTCGCGTCTGTTACGATCAAGAACTATCGCGCGGGCGGCGCACCTTTGTCGATGTTGAGGCGGGACACGACCTTGCCCGTCCTCATATCCACGACCACGATCTCGGCATCGTCCCGCCACCGCACGTGGAGCGCCAGAAAATGACCATCGAGGGACATGGAGACGACTTGCGCGTCTCCGGGAATGCTCAGGGCTTCCAGCGCGCCGGATGCGACCGGCTCCATGGCGACCGGGTCGGGCGCGGCGGCGGCGGCGGGCGCATCGGCGGCGGACTTCTTCCCGACCTTGGAGGCCTGAAAGATCATGCCGGCGATCACGGCCGCAAGCCCGGCCAGGAGCATGACCCCCATCACCACCACGGCGACCTTGAGCATGCCCACCTGGCGCGGCGTAAACACCGTGCCTTCGATACGCTCATCTGCCGGGCGCGGGGTGTTGGCCTGCGATTTCTCTGGGTCGACCGTCGTTGTCATCCTATGACAGACTCCGAAACATGCCGCGCACGACAATGATTGAGACAGAAACCCCGACCGACCTTGACGCCGCCCTGGACCTCGATGCCATCGAGGAGGCCACGGAGACGGAGACCGCCCGTTTGGCCGCTGTAGATGAATCCCAGATCGGCCAGCGGCTCGACCGGTTTCTGAGCGAGGCGCTACCCGACGTCAGCCGCACGCGCATCCAGGCGTTGATCCGTGAAGGTCATGTGCGGATCGCAGGCGGCCCCTCGGGCGGCGCGACCATAGAGGACGTCAAATATCGGGTCAAACAGGGCGATTGCTTCGAACTCATCGTGCCGCCAGCCGCCGAACCGGAGCTGAATCCGGAAGCGATCCCCCTCGACGTCGTCTACGAGGACGAGGACGTGATCGTCATCGACAAGCCCGCCGGCCTCGTGGTGCATCCGGGCGCCGGGCAGCCGGACGGCACGCTCGTGAATGCGCTTCTCGCCCATTGCGGTAAGAGCCTCTCGGGCATCGGCGGCGTGGCCCGGCCCGGCATCGTCCACCGGCTCGACAAGGACACGAGCGGGCTCATGGTCGCGGCCAAGAACGATCGGGCCCATCGCGCGCTCGCCGAGCAATTCGCCGACCACGGACGAACCGGCGAGATGGCGCGCGGCTATCTTGCGCTTGTGTGGGGCGCTCCGTCGCGGCCCCGCGGGCGCATCGAAGCTCCGATCGGGCGCCACCCCACGAGCCGGACGCGGATGGCCGTCGTGCCGAAAGACAAAGGCCGCTTCGCCGCGACACAGTGGCGTCTCGTCGAGAGCTATGGCGGCACGGGCAAGGACGCCGTCGCCTCGCTGATCGAATGTACGCTCGAAACCGGACGGACCCATCAGGTGCGCGTCCATCTGGCCCACTATGGGCACCCGCTTGTGGGCGATCCGCTCTACGGCGCCGGCTTCAAGTCGAAGCTCAAGACGCTGCCCGAAGATTTGGCCGGCGCGATCTCGGCGCTCGACCGGCAGGCGCTTCATGCCGCGCACCTGTCCTTCGTCCATCCGGGAACAGGGACCTTACTGGAATTTAACAGTGATCTCCCTGACGATCTCGCCGAGATTGTGCGACAATTCAAGCAACTGTGATGATACGCCCCTCTTTCATGCACGCGTGAAACGTCCTATAGACGGACGGGCCGGGGGACGTACATGAGGAAAGACGCGGGGGCTGTTACGTCCTGCAGGAGACGGGTTCCGGGAAGACAGCCATGGCTCGAAGAGTTTACCGAGCGTCAGCGCGCATGGCGGACTGACGCGCTATCTCGAAGAAATTAGACAGTTCCCGATGCTGGAGCCGCAGCAGGAGTACATGCTCGCCAAGAGTTGGCGCGAGCATGGCGATCGCGATGCGGCGCACGAACTGGTGACGTCCCATTTGCGGCTCGTGGCGCGCATCGCCATGGGCTATCGCGGCTACGGCCTGCCCATCGGCGAGGTGATCTCCGAAGGCAATGTGGGCTTGATGCAGGCCGTGAAGCGCTTCGATCCCGAAAAGGGCTTCCGCTTGGCGACCTACGCCATGTGGTGGATCCGCGCGGCGATCCAGGAATACATCCTGCGTTCGTGGAGCCTCGTGAAGATGGGCACCACGGCGGCGCAGAAGAAGCTGTTCTTCAATCTCCGCAAGATCAAGGGACAGCTCAAGGCGCTCGAGGATGGCGATCTGCGTCCCGATCAGGTGAAGCAGATCGCGACCCGGCTCGGCGTCAGCGAAGACGACGTCGTGTCCATGAACCGCCGGCTCGGCGGCGACTCCTCGCTCAACGCGCCCGTTCGCAACGACGCGGAAAGCGGCGAGTGGATGGATTGGCTCGTGGACGACACCGCGGTCGATCAGGAAACCGCCCTGGCAGAGTCCGAGGAGCAGGACCAGCGCCGTGGCATGCTGTACGACGCGCTGAAGGACTTGAACGAGCGGGAGCGCCGCGTATTCGAGGCGCGCCGCCTGTCCGAAGACCCGCTGACCTTGGAGCAACTCTCCACGGAATTCGGTGTCAGCCGCGAGCGCATCCGCCAGATCGAGGTCCGCGCCTTCGAAAAGGTGCAGAAGGCCGTCCAGAAGGCCGCCGGGGAGCCGGAGCTCGAGCCCGCCGACTAGCGCGGCGCGCCCTACATGGCGGCACCGGTCCCTGCGGCGGTAGACGCGAATCGCCCTGCCCGCTAATGATCGGGGCGGCAGATGAGGGGCGGCGCGTGAACATTCTGGAATCCGGCAATGTGGAGATTGCCTATCTCGACGAGGGCGAAGGGCCGACGGTGCTGCTCGGCCATTGCTCCGCGGCGTCTCACAGGGAATGGGCCCCGCTGATCGAAGCGCTGGTGGAGGACTGGCATGTCCTCGCGCCCGATTTCATCGGGTACGGGCAGTCCGGACCGTGGCCAGCGGAAGAGCCCTTCTCGATCGAAGCGGATGTCGAGGCCTTGCTTGCCGTTGCCGAAACGGCCGAAGCGCCGCTGCATCTCGTCGGCCATTCCTACGGCGCGGCGCTGGCGCTCGAAGCGGCGCGCACGCTGAAAGACAAGGTCAAGAGCCTCACGCTGGTCGAACCCGTCTCGTTCCACCTGCTTCGCCTGGAAGACCTGCCCGAATGGCAGGACGTGGAGAAGCTCGGCG encodes:
- a CDS encoding RluA family pseudouridine synthase — protein: MIETETPTDLDAALDLDAIEEATETETARLAAVDESQIGQRLDRFLSEALPDVSRTRIQALIREGHVRIAGGPSGGATIEDVKYRVKQGDCFELIVPPAAEPELNPEAIPLDVVYEDEDVIVIDKPAGLVVHPGAGQPDGTLVNALLAHCGKSLSGIGGVARPGIVHRLDKDTSGLMVAAKNDRAHRALAEQFADHGRTGEMARGYLALVWGAPSRPRGRIEAPIGRHPTSRTRMAVVPKDKGRFAATQWRLVESYGGTGKDAVASLIECTLETGRTHQVRVHLAHYGHPLVGDPLYGAGFKSKLKTLPEDLAGAISALDRQALHAAHLSFVHPGTGTLLEFNSDLPDDLAEIVRQFKQL
- the rpoH gene encoding RNA polymerase sigma factor RpoH — translated: MLRPAGDGFREDSHGSKSLPSVSAHGGLTRYLEEIRQFPMLEPQQEYMLAKSWREHGDRDAAHELVTSHLRLVARIAMGYRGYGLPIGEVISEGNVGLMQAVKRFDPEKGFRLATYAMWWIRAAIQEYILRSWSLVKMGTTAAQKKLFFNLRKIKGQLKALEDGDLRPDQVKQIATRLGVSEDDVVSMNRRLGGDSSLNAPVRNDAESGEWMDWLVDDTAVDQETALAESEEQDQRRGMLYDALKDLNERERRVFEARRLSEDPLTLEQLSTEFGVSRERIRQIEVRAFEKVQKAVQKAAGEPELEPAD
- a CDS encoding alpha/beta fold hydrolase; this encodes MNILESGNVEIAYLDEGEGPTVLLGHCSAASHREWAPLIEALVEDWHVLAPDFIGYGQSGPWPAEEPFSIEADVEALLAVAETAEAPLHLVGHSYGAALALEAARTLKDKVKSLTLVEPVSFHLLRLEDLPEWQDVEKLGVAVLDPVAKGDDKKAAGAFMSYWLGRWRWWLAPDRFKSAIAATIPKVALEFSIALDANSTTMDYAEITAPTLLIMGSKTPPPTRAVTELLSKTLPNAAIETLKGAGHMSPFTHPAKLNQMILDHLNAHR